The Theileria annulata chromosome 3, complete sequence, *** SEQUENCING IN PROGRESS *** genome has a segment encoding these proteins:
- a CDS encoding uncharacterized protein (note;~Tap-24g11.q1c.C.cand.38 - score = 10.66;~1 probable transmembrane helix predicted for TA04835 by TMHMM2.0 at aa 7-24): protein MYIKYNIIYIIYNIILVNSINTYIKNFNTHLLFQTLDLIKIFGRISEISLIGNVIPLNVERLGNLKIKNLKWKSIFKDKNEKLDLETFKNRLYNCSFTWPSDFITNQTTPFLIPLKFRHKYKLKCKCFPVNMEMYYDIKSKLNKDTLNNYIQNLPIHINSIDSTFKALSGEEEKLTIEHIIEYINYHSPLIQMINWNTFISSLPYSSQENTNTQGSSTMGASTVTSMGKGANSTAMECTMGKGANNITAPKGVNS, encoded by the exons atgtatataaaatataatataatatatataatatataatataatattagtaaatagtataaatacatatataaaaaattttaatacacatttattatttcaaacattagatttaattaaa atatTTGGAAGAATAAGTGAAATATCATTAATTGGAAATGTAATACCGTTAAATGTAGAAAGATTAGgaaatttgaaaataaaaaatttgaaatggaaaagtatatttaaagataaaaatgaaaaattagatttggaaacttttaaaaatagACTTTATAATTGTTCATTTACATGGCCATCTGATTTTATTACTAATCAAACTACACCATTCCTTATACCTTTAAAGTTTAGacataaatataaacttaaatGTAAATGTTTTCCAG tgAATATGGAAATGTATTatgatataaaatcaaaattaaataaagatacattgaataattatatacaaaatttaccaattcatattaattctattg aTTCAACATTTAAAGCATTAAGTGGtgaagaagaaaaattaacaatagaacatataatagaatatattaattatcaTTCACCATTAATACAAATGATTAATTGGaatacatttatttcttcattaCCT TATAGTAGTCAGgaaaatactaatactcAGGGTAGTAGTACAATgggagcaagcaccgttactagtatgggaaagggagctaattctacagctatggagtgtactatgggaaagggagctaataatattactgCTCCTAAAGGAGTTAATTCTTAA
- a CDS encoding 60S ribosomal L34 protein, putative (note;~Tap-24g11.q1c.cand.203 - score = 34.96) codes for MVQRVNYRRHNKYKTNSNVVKRVRTPGARLVLHNIKKVGKRPRCGDCKCLLAGISAVRPFLYKNLKHRNRTVSRPYGGSRCHNCVKDRIIRAFLKEEQKCVRRVVKEREKTKLVEKTNVKVEQKKKVKPDKKTKSTKS; via the exons atggTACAAAGAGTAAATTATAGAAGacataataaatataaaacaaattcaaATGTTGTGAAAAGAGTACGTACACCTGGTGCTCGTCTTGTTCttcataatataaaaaaagtTGGTAAAAGACCAAGATGTGGTGATTGTAAATGTCTACTTGCTGGTATATCAGCAGTAAGACCATTTCTATATAAAAATCTTAAACATAGAAATCGTACAGTATCAAGACCATATGGTGGTTCAAGATGTCATAATTGTGTTAAAGATCG tataataaGAGCATTTTTGAAAGAAGAacaaaaatgtgtaagacGTGTAGTTAAAGAACGtgaaaaaacaaaattagtAGAAAAGACTAATGTTAAAGTTGAACAAAAAAAGAAAGTAAAACCCGACAAAAAAACTAAATCAACTAAatcataa
- a CDS encoding aspartyl-tRNA synthetase, putative — MKNPMIEKLVMNIEDKYGYVPFGYELTRREFKDIKDLDNSINKNIWIRGRIHELRGKGGICFLILRQQRELLQCVIDSKSENNTKDMVKWTSTLSFESIVDVYGKVVVPNMPILSTTSSSKLINFLLNLDELNVSKIFCISKSSTNLPFLLRDANNTDNEEYTNNPNVIKVNQDTRLDNRALDLRCFMNNIIFKIQSIVCQLYREFLLSNDFIEIHTPKLLSGSSEGGSSVFKFKYFEQDACLAQSPQLYKQMAICGDLKRVFEIGPVFRAENSNTHRHLCEYVGLDLEMELKNNYMEVVNLIDEMLKFVFNGLKNSNEINYFYKLNPSIQPFQFLNQTPKITFQQAVEMLNEIVEIPKDLNEYDFTTEHEKLLGKIIKNKYNTDYYIIYQYPLNVRPFYTMPLDCSRTVLGPTGTGTEVTSTNDTNNTNNTNNTNKDTKDTKDTNSTEETNKDNTVVPGTVGSPPKDTNTTTNTSTGDGTVGASTVTGDTVTERTIWSRSYDFFMRGEEILSGAQRIHDSEELEKRAKECGIDVNTIKDYIQVFKYASFPHAGAGIGLERVVMLFLGLTNIRKTSMFPRDPKLNESKFSILNSFNSSNVNNKLPSNSSVTSVVSSDSPVVSSDSPVVS; from the exons ATGAAGAATCCTATGATAGAGAAATTAGTAATGAATATAGAAGATAAATATGGATATGTACCATTTGGTTATGAATTAACAAGACGTGAATTTAAAGATATTAAAGATTTAgataattcaattaataaaaatatttggATCCGTGGTAGAATACATGAATTACGTGGtaaag gtggaatatgttttttaatattaagaCAACAAAGAGAATTATTACAATGTGTAATTGATAGTAAATCTGAAAATAATACTAAAGATATGGTCAAATGGACTTCAAC atTATCATTTGAATCAATAGTTGATGTATATGGTAAAGTAGTAGTACCAAATATGCcaatattatcaacaaCTTCATcaagtaaattaataaattttctattaaatttagatGAATTAAATGTTTCTAAAATCTTCTGTATCTCCAAATCTTCAACTAATTTACCATTTCTATTACGTGATGCTAATAATACTgataatgaagaatatacaaataatcCCAAT GTTATAAAAGTAAATCAAGATACAAGATTAGATAATCGTGCATTAGATCTTAGA tgttttatgaataatataatatttaagaTACAATCAATAGTTTGTCAATTATATAgagaatttttattatcaaatgattttattgaGATACATACacctaaattattaagtgGTTCTAGTGAAGGTGGTTCATCagtatttaaatttaaatattttgaaCAAGATGCTTGTTTAGCACAATCACcacaattatataaacaaatgGCAATTTGTGGTGATTTAAAACGTGTATTTGAAATTGGTCCAGTATTTAGAGCTGAAAATAGTAATACACATCGACACTTATGTGAATATGTCGGATTAGATTTAGAAatggaattaaaaaataattatatggaagttgttaatttaattgatgaaatgttaaaattcGTTTTTAATGGTTTAAAAAATTCcaatgaaattaattatttctataAACTTAATCCATCTATACAACCATTTCAATTCTTAAATCAAACACCAAAAATTACTTTTCAACAA gCAGTAGAAATGTTAAATGAAATAGTTGAAATACCTAAAgatttaaatgaatatgATTTTACTACAGAAcatgaaaaattattagggaaaattattaaaaataaatataatactgattattatattatttatcaatatCCACTTAATGTAAGACCTTTTTATACTATGCCACTTGATTGTTCCAgaacggtgcttggtccaacaGGTACAGGTACAGAAGTTACTAGTACTAATGATACTAacaatactaataatactaataatactaataaggatactaaggatactaaggatactaatagtactgaGGAAACTAATAAGGATAATACAGTTGTACCAGGTACTGTAGGTAGTCCTCCTAAGGATACTAAcactactactaatactagtACTGGAGATGGTAcagttggagcaagcaccgtaacgggagACACCGTTACTGAAAGAACAATTTGGAGTAGAAGTTATGATTTTTTTATGAGAGGTGAGGAGATATTATCAGGTGCACAACGTATTCATGATAGTGAAGAATTGGAAAAGAGAGCAAAAGAATGTGGAATTGATgttaatacaattaaagATTATATTCAAGTATTTAAATATGCTTCATTTCCACATGCTGGTGCTGGTATTGGATTAGAACGGGTTGTTATGTTATTTCTAGGACTCACTAATATACGTAAAACTTCCATGTTCCCAAGAGATCCTAAAC TTAAtgaatcaaaattttctattttaaattcatttaattcatcaaatgttaataataaattgcCATCCAATTCTTCAGTTACTTCAGTTGTTTCATCGGATTCACCAGTTGTTTCATCGGATTCACCAGTTGTTTCATAA
- a CDS encoding cell divison cycle CDC48 homologue or transitional endoplasmic reticulum ATPase (note) — MLISFNVYLICIISNLSINALIPNHKESKFSNFYNRNKNESNLFKGLRTKLALLPFECGYFNFFKKDKSNGFNVFKWASDNSKSEKDEKLGLVETPKNVEEFQDVSVYQKILEGTSSKLFVLNDTFGGNSNVNVKIGKEQANKLNLMTGDFVKVRGRRRKVTVCGVDVTESITKNEVSFHEDLRRNLRLRLGDIVFMDKINTIPEAKIVHILPFKDTIEPLIKQLSIYNTENDVRKVIKNILYEYFSNEVSNGNSRPVRVGDHFTLCVRVNGPSSVSLTDQCDYLKLEFKILQIKAFSKKFGDVLVDSDVGLIVGESVIDSGGNYLSREDDDSFGEVGYDDIGGMNKQLSKIRELIELPLLHPELFKTVGINPPKVSYLAPPGVTLLVSYIPLRGYRLSKHRNGNIGSGKTLVARAIANETGAKCYVINGPEIMSKMVGESEEKLRKTFETASKNAPSIIFIDEIDSIAGKRDKTSGELERRLVSQLLTLMDVLAATNRINSIDNALRRFGRFDREIEMVSCDEKERYEILKVKTKNMRLADDVDLHKIAKECHGFVGADIAQLCFEAAMTCIKESINSPALHQYYYAEEIPQDVLSKLLVRNKHFMEALSLCNPSNLREKIVEIPETTWNDIGGLETVKNELIETIQYPLQFPEKFIKYGQSSNKGVLFYGPPGPELLTMWFGESEANVRELFDKARASAPCILFFDEIDSIAKTRSSNTSTGSEAADRVINQILTEIDGINVKKPIFIIAATNRPDIIDPAILRPGRLGKLIYIPLPDLKSRENIFKASLKNSPLSPDVNISKMAQQLEGYSGADIAEICHRAAREAIRESIEAEIKRKRPLEKGEKDPVPYITNKHFQIALKNSRYPITGSGPRPSTSPEKGFLTPKGDTSSLVTYIIVILG; from the exons atgttaattagttttaatgtttatttgatttgtattatttcaaatttgtCAATTAATGCTCTGATTCCTAATCATAAGGAATccaaattttctaatttctataatcgcaataaaaatgaatcaaatttatttaaaggTTTGAGGACTAAATTGGCTTTATTACCATTTGAATGtggttattttaattttttcaagaAGGATAAATCGAATGGATTTAATGTGTTTAAATGGGCTTCTGATAATTCTAAATCAGAAAAGGATGAGAAATTAGGATTAGTAGAGACACCTAAAAATGTAGAAGAATTCCAAGACGTATCAGTATATCAAAAAATCTTAGAAGGAACTTCTTCTAAACTATTTGTACTTAATGATACATTTGGTGGAAATAGTAATgtaaatgtaaaaatagGCAAAGAACAAGctaacaaattaaatttaatgacTGGTGATTTTGTAAAAGTTCGTGGTAGGAGGCGTAAAGTAACTGTATGTGGAGTGGATGTTACAGAATCAATTACTAAAAATGAAGTGTCATTTCATGAAGATTTAAGACGGAATTTAAGATTAAGACTTGGTGACATTGTTTTTatggataaaattaatactataccAGAAGCTAAAATTGTACATATCTTACCATTTAAAGATACTATTGAACCTTTAATTAAACAACtttcaatatataatacaG aaaATGATGTAAGAAAAgtaataaagaatatattgTATGAATATTTTTCGAATGAAGTGAGTAATGGGAATAGTCGTCCAGTACGTGTTGGTGATCATTTTACATTATGTGTACGTGTTAATGGTCCGAGTTCAGTATCATTAACTGATCAATGTGATTACTTAAAATTGGAGTTTAAAATTCTACAAATAAAAGccttttctaaaaaatttggTGATGTTTTAGTTGATAGTGATGTCGGTTTAATAGTTGGAGAAAGTGTAATTGATTCTGGTGGCAATTATTTAAGTCGTGAAGATGATGACTCATTTGGTGAAGTTGGTTATGATGATATTGGAGGCATGAATAAACAACTTTCTAAAATTAGAGAACTTATTGAATTACCTTTATTACATCCTGAACTTTTCAAAACTGTAGGAATTAATCCACCAAAAG ttagttatttagCCCCTCCAGGGGTTACCTtattagttagttatatcccCTTACGGGGATACCGCttgagcaagcaccgtaacgggaaTATAGGTTCTGGTAAAACATTAGTAGCACGTGCAATAGCTAATGAAACAGGTGCTAAATGTTATGTTATAAATGGTCCGGAGATAATGTCGAAAATGGTTGGTGAATCTGAAGAGAAGCTTAGGAAAACATTTGAAACTGCTTCGAAAAATGCACCTTccataatttttattgatGAAATTGATTCTATAGCTGGGAAAAGAGATAAAACTTCTGGTGAACTTGAAAGAAGATTAGTTTCACAATTATTAACACTTATGGATG tattagcAGCAACAAATAGAATAAATTCAATTGATAATGCATTAAGAAGATTTGGACGGTTTGATCGTGAAATAGAAATGGTAAGTTGTGATGAGAAAGAACGatatgaaatattaaaagtaAAAACAAAGAATATGCGTTTGGCAGATGATGTTGATTTACATAAAATAGCAAAAGAATGTCATGGATTTGTTGGTGCAGATATAGCACAATTATGTTTTGAAGCTGCTATGACATGTATTAAAGAAAGTATTAATTCACCAGCTCTacatcaatattattatgcAGAAGAAATACCACAAGATGTActttccaaattattagtacGTAATAAACATTTTATGGAAGCTCTTTCATTATGTAATCCAAGTAATTTAAGGGAGAAAATTGTTGAAATTCCTGAAACTACTTGGAATGATATTGGAGGGCTTGAAACTGTTAAAAATGAACTTATTGAAACTATTCAATATCCATTACAATTTCCtgaaaaattcattaaatatgGTCAATCTTCTAATAAAGGTGTTTTATTCTATGGTCCACCAG GACCtgaattattaacaatGTGGTTTGGAGAATCAGAAGCAAATGTAAGagaattatttgataaagCAAGAGCATCAGCACcatgtatattattttttgatGAAATTGATTCCATCGCAAAAACTAGAAGTAGTAATACAAGTACTGGTTCAGAAGCTGCTGATCGTGTTATTAATCAAATACTTACTGAAATTGATGGAATCAATGTTAAAAAACCAATCTTCATAATTGCCGCTACTAACAG GCCGGATATAATTGATCCAGCAATATTGAGACCAGGACGTTTGGGTaaattgatatatataCCATTACCAGATTTGAAGAGTCGTGAGAATATTTTTAAGGCTAGTCTTAAGAATTCTCCACTTTCACCTGatgttaatatttcaaaaatGGCACAACAACTTGAAGGTTATTCAG GAGCTGATATAGCTGAGATATGTCATAGAGCTGCTAGAGAAGCTATACGTGAAAGTATTGAAGCTGAAATAAAACGTAAACGACCACTTGAAAAAGGTGAAAAGGATCCTGTTCcatatataactaataaacATTTTCAAATCGCACTTAAAAATTCGAGGTATCCCATTACGGGGTCAGGTCCACGGCCATCCACTAGCCCTGAAAAGGGCTTCTTAACCCCCAAAGGGGATACTAGTTCCTTAGttacatatataatagttatCCTAGGgtag
- a CDS encoding uncharacterized protein (note;~Tap-24g11.q1c.C.cand.39 - score = 25.71;~4 probable transmembrane helices predicted for TA04830 by TMHMM2.0 at aa 5-22, 52-71, 83-105 and 120-142;~Signal peptide predicted for TA04830 by SignalP 2.0 HMM (Signal peptide probability 0.721, signal anchor probability 0.110) with cleavage site probability 0.340 between residues 21 and 22): protein MYDMFYLLPIFLIFLISYSNLLNKFYSRKLVHLGCGIILAKINEPKIPLKYIIELIAILSIISCFILPFPFSRKYDLGVITYNLSILFFIWFNLPLRILLPMFIIDPMASIIGINFNSPIWIHTKTLNLGYFRLIYVILVCFRNYNCYYTHPKKGETITIPNTNVNIKTGTPNPDGTCNTTATSQITGTVTIKNPTKTEGPKLTITNITDTANALQNTDAGTECNVSVDAEKGTLKIKYKEGNTDKCIEITLTGNSIKTEAAAVPYGHIFTEPFDTILSH from the exons ATGTATGATATGTTTTATTTGTTAccaatttttttaatatttttaatatcatattcaaatcttttaaataaattttattctag AAAATTAGTACATTTGGGATGTGGTATAATATTAgcaaaaataaatgaaccaaaaataccattaaaatatataatagaattaatagcaatattatcaataatttCATGTTTTATATTACCATTTCCATTTTCAAGAAAATATGATCTTGGTGTTATAACttataatttatctatTCTTTTTTTCATATGGTTCAATTTACCATTAAGAATTCTATTACCCATGTTCATTATTGATCCAATGGCTTCtattattggtattaatttcaatagTCCAATATGGATACATACTAAAACT CTTAATTTAGGTTATTTTAGACTAATTTACGTTATTTTAGTTTGTTTTAg gaattataattgttatta TACTCATCCTAAGAAGGGTGAAACTATTACTATTCCTAATACTAATGTTAATATCAAAACTGGTACTCCTAATCCTGATGGTACCTGTAATACTACTGCTACTTCTCAGATTACTGGTACTGTCACTATTAAGAATCCTACTAAGACTGAGGGTCCTAAACTtactattactaatattacaGATACTGCTAATGCTCTTCAGAATACTGATGCTGGTACTGAGTGTAATGTTAGTGTGGATGCTGAGAAGGGAActcttaaaattaaatataaggAGGGTAATACTGATAAGTGTATTGAAATAACTCTTACTGgtaatagtattaaaaCTGAAGCTGCTGCTGTTCCTTATGGTCATATATTTACTGAACCTTTTGATACCATTCTATCTCATTGA
- a CDS encoding uncharacterized protein (5 probable transmembrane helices predicted for TA04825 by TMHMM2.0 at aa 2-21, 65-87, 147-169, 173-192 and 357-379;~Signal peptide predicted for TA04825 by SignalP 2.0 HMM (Signal peptide probability 0.837, signal anchor probability 0.000) with cleavage site probability 0.244 between residues 15 and 16;~GPI-Anchor Signal predicted for TA04825 by DGPI v2.04 with cleavage site probability 2.1199 near 1096): MILLIATFFPPVIVALLNRGVFSPAAKARSPKTCPANDDTGMGGWREYTPASFCNGGQPVNNSFWHAFDTLLVIKISLVAAILWTIAYYKGEEAKDGFPPSDDNQRVCKILKLEADTATATATALTYSIEQDFAESHADDKCDFKNSVGYLAHLIPPSLMVLVGMGLQLPNLTIVTTVSSFVFIMELLFIVLDRCKINTGESCTTWTDAEFATPGETTREFNSSRISGDIGIDVSCECDFVIVVELSIGLDRFAIKIEGRISSETSSRYVESLTSITFEIIEIRDSFGSSGFELGSGPSGTLTNGDLSVIEFEFDSDTVSESYRCGKLIGWTNDNGVNLKNPGGDLKPPRRAKFYTIIIPSIVSQWLNFFTYVILLIVFVTGGEKLRKLAKDLHNAANELHSAAPGQDSQSPKKEAKELKEAVGDSEDTSGKLRYALRQLATAGGTNLPAKAQAVRSQYGEFGKYAIGGGHQVRALIDAKKYDIQSDAAQPGLKEKAGQLESKAKELQSTASGAEVSTAAEELKNKAGTLNGAATTLASAGGKLKELQSHAEALKDAAGKQNTGGDSLYAKANELAKGTPTDHDKAIAVINAFKKVKIAYDKLEKEPKYKEIKDKLAIATSSLTQEQQKVQNVEGAWTQVKAQFEALCKALIKEFATLVATNTRDLASNSGTQASTHANNVISNFDVVERAYKELDDKSSLESEFNALKLIYERILNLTKLIKLANDLQQAAQSGGTLQGPAQELVTKVTALRDGNANQAHENAKTVIQNYEKIVTEYNNLTEDDKGSVKEKFLALKNVYDKILNVTKMKQQKLKQQLVKDPGTATAAARVLKAKAGTGPHETGKLRKLARLLYEAANTLAGAVKAGNVQDSNAANELATAVGANETGGSFREKLKDLYDQTQDDELKQKATKVKDAYDNGSSGVLKKFNDVVEQESKYKEAGKEPLYKAVVSAMTEFDNVYKPEELLKDAVDSLQEALTALAEANILHLHSRAEVVKEKFEGFGTVKSKFELVQKQVAAYDAGGIKASHYDPVKTDLEAFQTDYRDAIYPPKFNSIVVPSIISILSVWSPKTEFLLYPGSFKFGGWTEYKANDISSGPVKEGDHVYDWICTSLILLIRYHHLCIILVF; this comes from the exons ATGATACTCCTGATAGCTACTTTCTTTCCACCCGTGATTGTTGCTCTTCTTAACAGAGGAGTATTTAGTCCTGCCGCTAAAGCCCGTTCACCCAAAACATGTCCCGCAAATGATGATACTGGAATGGGTGGGTGGAGAGAATACACACCTGCAAGTTTTTGTAATGGTGGTCAACCTGTTAATAATTCCTTCTGGCACGCCTTTGATACCCTTCTAGTTATTAAGATATCACTAGTCGCAGCAATACTGTGGACCATAGCCTATTACAAAGGTGAAGAAGCTAAGGATGGCTTCCCACCATCTGATGATAATCAAAGAGTTTGCAAAATACTCAAATTGGAAGCTGATACTGCTACTGCTACTGCTACTGCTCTAACATACTCTATAGAACAAGACTTTGCTGAAAGCCATGCCGATGATAAGTGTGATTTTAAGAATTCTGTTGGGTATTTGGCTCACCTTATACCGCCAAGTCTTATGGTTCTTGTTGGTATGGGACTTCAACTTCCAAACCTTACCATAGTAACAACAGTGAGTAGTTTTGTGTTTATCATGGAACTCCTTTTCATAGTACTTGACAGGTGCAAGATTAACACCGGAGAGAGTTGCACTACTTGGACCGATGCTGAGTTTGCTACTCCCGGTGAGACCACCAGAGAGTTCAACAGTAGTAGGATTAGCGGTGA TATCGGTATTGATGTTTCCTGTGAGTGTGATTTTGTCATTGTTGTTGAGCTGAGTATCGGTCTTGATAGGTTTGCCATTAAGATTGAGGGTAGGATTTCCAGTGAAACTTCCAGTAGATATGTTGAGAGTCTCACCAGCATCACCTTTGAGATTATCGAGATTAGGGATAGTTTTGGAAGCAGTGGTTTCGAGCTTGGCAGTGGCCCTAGTGGTACCTTGACTAATGGTGATCTCAGTGTCATTGAGTTTGAATTTGACAGTGACACTGTTTCCGAGAGTTATAGGTGTGGGAAACTTATAG GTTGGACCAACGACAACGGAGTTAATCTCAAAAACCCCGGCGGCGACCTCAAACCTCCCAGACGAgcaaaattttatactattatcATTCCTTCCATAGTTTCTCAGTGGTTAAATTTCTTCACCTATGTAATTCTGCTGATAGTTTTTGTAACCGGTGGTGAGAAACTTAGGAAACTCGCAAAGGATCTGCATAATGCAGCCAATGAACTACACAGTGCAGCTCCTGGTCAAGATAGTCAATCCCCTAAAAAGGAAGCTAAAGAGCTAAAAGAAGCTGTCGGCGATAGTGAAGACACTTCTGGTAAACTTCGATACGCACTCCGACAACTTGCTACTGCTGGTGGTACTAATCTACCTGCTAAGGCCCAAGCTGTCAGAAGTCAATACGGAGAA TTTGGCAAATACGCTATTGGCGGTGGACACCAAGTAAGAGCACTCATAGATGCCAAGAAATATGATATCCAAAGCGATGCCGCTCAACCTGGACTCAAGGAGAAAGCCGGACAACTAGAGTCTAAGGCCAAAGAACTTCAATCCACTGCTAGTGGTGCTGAAGTCAGTACTGCAGCCGAAGAACTAAAGAATAAGGCCGGAACACTTAATGGTGCAGCCACCACACTAGCTAGTGCTGGTGGTAAACTTAAAGAACTTCAATCTCATGCCGAAGCCCTTAAGGATGCAGCCGGCAAGCAAAATACTGGTGGTGATAGTCTATATGCCAAAGCAAATGAACTAGCCAAAGGTACTCCTACTGATCATGATAAGGCCATTGCAGTAATAAATGCATTCAAAAAGGTCAAGATCGCATACGATAAACTGGAAAAAGAACCgaaatataaagaaattaaagataaaCTAGCCATAGCAACATCATCACTAACTCAAGAACAACAAAAGGTCCAGAACGTTGAAGGTGCCTGGACCCAGGTCAAGGCACAGTTCGAAGCACTTTGTAAGGCACTCATCAAGGAGTTTGCAACTCTGGTCGCCACAAACACCAGAGATCTAGCCAGCAACAGTGGTACTCAGGCTTCTACTCATGCCAACAATGTAATAAGCAATTTCGACGTAGTTGAGAGGGCATACAAAGAACTAGATGATAAGTCAAGTTTAGAGTCCGAATTTAATGCACTAAAACTAATCTATGAGAGAATTCTAAACCTTACTAAACTTATAAAACTGGCCAACGATCTCCAACAAGCTGCTCAGAGTGGTGGTACACTTCAAGGTCCAGCCCAAGAACTAGTCACTAAAGTCACAGCTCTACGTGATGGTAATGCAAATCAGGCCCATGAAAATGCCAAAACTGTTATACAAAACTACGAAAAAATCGTTACAGAATACAACAATCTAACTGAAGATGATAAGGGTAGTGTCAAAGAGAAGTTCTTGGCTCTTAAGAATGTCTATGACAAAATACTGAACGTTACCAAGATGAAacaacaaaaattaaagcAGCAGCTGGTGAAA GATCCTGGTACTGCTACTGCTGCCGCCAGAGTGCTCAAGGCTAAGGCTGGTACAGGCCCACATGAAACGGGTAAACTTAGAAAACTCGCCAGATTACTCTATGAAGCAGCCAATACGCTAGCCGGTGCAGTTAAAGCTGGTAATGTACAAGATAGTAATGCTGCCAATGAACTTGCCACTGCCGTCGGTGCTAATGAAACAGGAGGTTCATTTCGTGAGAAACTCAAAGATCTTTATGATCAAACTCAGGATGATGAACTAAAACAGAAGGCCACAAAGGTTAAAGATGCATACGACAATGGCAGTAGTGGCGTCCTAAAAAAATTCAATGATGTTGTGGAACAAGAATCTAAATATAAAGAGGCCGGTAAAGAACCTCTGTATAAAGCAGTTGTATCTGCAATGACCGAATTCGACAATGTTTATAAGCCTGAAGAACTACTCAAGGATGCTGTCGATTCTCTCCAAGAGGCCCTCACAGCACTTGCTGAAGCTAATATTCTTCATCTACATAGTAGGGCAGAGGTCGTCAAAGAAAAGTTCGAAGGTTTTGGAACTGTCAAAAGTAAATTCGAGTTGGTCCAGAAACAAGTAGCCGCATACGATGCTGGTGGTATTAAAGCATCCCACTACGACCCAGTTAAGACGGACTTGGAGGCTTTCCAGACTGACTATAGAGATGCCATATATCCTCCCAAGTTCAACTCAATTGTTGTTCCTTCCATCATTAGTATTCTGTCAGTCTGGTCTCCTAAAACCGAATTCCTCCTATATCCAGGATCATTTAAGTTCGGCGGCTGGACAGAATACAAGGCAAACGACATCAGCAGCGGACCAGTCAAGGAGGGTGATCATGTTTATGATTGGATTTGCACTTctttgatattattaattaggTACCATCATTTATGCATTATTTTGGTTTTCTGA